The Xanthomonas rydalmerensis genomic interval ATCTGAACCGCCTCCTTCTGGAATCGGTTACGTATTCAGCTTTCCCGATCGGACTAAGAAAGCGTTCATCCATCAGGGTTTGCGGCCTGTGCGTGCAGGCGCAATAGCGCCGCCTGCGCTGTGTCATCGGCCGGCAAATAGACCACCAGACGGTTGCCGTTGCGCGGCGCCGACCACCAGTTGACCTGGTGCAGGCGCAGCTCGCCTTCCTGCGGATGGCGGAAGCGCTTGAGCTGGTTCTCAACACCCCGCACCTCGCGCCGCTGCCGCCACAGCGCATCGAACTCGGGCGAGGCGGCACGGTAGCGCGCCAGCAACGCCTCCCATTCCGGCTCGCCCAGGTGTTCGGCCATCGCCGCGCGCAGCAACGCCACCATGTGCTGCAGCACGTCCTGCCGATCGAGCAATGCGTCGCGCCAGCGCGGATTGGTGAAGGCCTGATAGACGCAGTTGCGATCGGTGTCGGGCAGGTCGGCCAGGGTCACGCCCATCAGCCGCTCGAAGGCCGGGTTGGCGCCGAGGATGTCGAAGCGCGGGGTCTGCAGCATCGCCGGCCACGGCCCGAGCTGATCGAGCAGCATGCGCGCGGTGCCGGTCAGGCGTTCGCACGGCGCCGCCGCCAGGGCGGTCGTGCCGCCCACGCCGGCCAGCGCCAGCACGTGCGCGGTTTCGACCTCCGAACACTGCAGGGCGCGGGCGATGGCGGTCAGCACGCGCGCCGAAGCGCGCACCGGGCGCCCCTGTTCAAGCCACGTGTACCAAGTCACGCCGACATCGGCGAGCAAGGCGACCTCCTCGCGGCGCAGGCCGGGGGTGCGGCGCCTGCCGCCGCGCGGCAGCGCCAGGCGCGCCGGATCCAGGCTCTCGCGGCGGGCGCGCAGGAAGGCGCCAAGCGCGCGGGCACGCTCGCTGGCCAGGGCCGGGCCCGACGACGCTGCAGGCGTGGCAGACGCGGCGACCCGCTCCGGCCTGGAGGTGGAATGGGCGAGGTCCAGTTGCATCGTCTTCTCCGCTTCGTTGTCCGCCAGTGCCAACGATCCCGTGCCGGCACACAGCGCTCGCTGCGCCGCCATTTCCCGTTACACCACCGGGGGACGTCGCACCCAAAGCAAACCGCCCGAGATCCCAGGGAGGCACTGCCAGTACCAGGATAAATGAGTCCTTGTACCAGTTTAGAGGCTCTCCATACTGCGCGCCATGACCACGCCCTCCCCCGTCTCCGCCATGTCCGCCACCGCCCCCGCCCTGAGCCGCCGCGGCCTCGGCATCCTGCTGATCGGGCAGATGCTGCCGTTGATCGACTTCTCCATCCTCAATGTCGCGCTCGGTTCGATCGCGCGCACGCTGCATGCGTCGGCGATGCAACTGGAGCTGATCGTGGCCGTCTACGGCGTCGCCTTCGCGGTGGGCCTGGCAGCAGGCGGCCGGCTCGGCGACAACCTCGGCCGGCGCCGCGTGTTCGGTGCCGGCGTGCTGCTGTTCGGCCTGGCCTCGTTGCTGTGCGGCGTGGCCGGCTCGGTGACGGCGCTGCTGGCCGGGCGCACGCTGCAAGGGCTGGGCGCGGCACTGGCGGTGCCGCAGATCCTCGCCACCATCCACGTCAGCCTGCACGGCAAGGCGCACGCCCGGGCGCTGGCGCTGTACGGCTCGCTGGGCGGCATCGCCTTCGTCATCGGCCAGGTACTGGGCGGATCGCTGGTCAGCGCGAACATCGCCGGCTCCGGCTGGCGCAGCGTGTTCCTGATCAACCTGCCGTTCTGCCTGCTGGCGCTGGCCTGCCTGCGCGCCGTGCCGGAGACGCGCGCGGCGCGGCGGATGCCGCCCGACCTGGCCGGCGCCGGGCTGCTGGGGCTGTTCCTGGCCTGCCTGCTGCTGCCGTTGGCGCTGGGCCCGGCGCTGCACTGGCCACCGGCATGCCTGGCGGTGCTGGCCGCCTGCCTGCCGCTGCTGGCGGCACTGACCCGGGTCGAACTGTGGCAGGAACGCCGCGGGCGGACGCCGCTGCTGCCGCCGGCCTTGCTGCGGCTGCCCAGCGTGCGCTTCGCGCTGCTGGTGGGCGGGGTGTTCTTCACCTGCTGGAGCGGCTTCATGTTCGTGCTGGCGCTGACGCTGCAGACCGGCGCCGGACTCTCGCCGCTGCAGTCGGGCAACGCCTTCATCGTACTGGGCGCGGCCTACTTCGCCTCCGCGCTGGTCAGCGCCCGCGTGGCGGCGCGCTGCGGCCCGGTGCCGACGCTGCTGCTCGGCTGCCTGGTGCAGATGCTGGGCCTGCTGGCGCTGGGCTGGACGCTGCACGCGGTGTGGCCGCACCCGGGCGCACTCAACCTGGCTCCGGCAACGGCGCTGATCGGCGCCGGCCAGGCCTGGATCGTGGCCAGCTTCTACCGCATCGGCCTGTCGCAGGTGCCCACCGACCATGCCGGCGCCGGCAGCGCCATGCTTTCCACCATCCTGCAGGCGGCCATGGGCCTGGGGCCAGCGGCACTGGGCGCGATCTACGCCCACGCCCGCGGCGGCGGCAGCCTGGCCGCGATGCAGGCAGCGCTGCACAGCGAGTGGCTGGCGATGCTGCTGCTGGTGATCTGCGCACTGTTCTATCTGCGCCGGCAACGTCGTGCCGGCACATCGGCAACGGCACCGAGCGCGGCGCTGCCGCCGATCGCCGAGTAGGCCGCGCGGCAACGCCCGCGCGTCTGGTGCCGCAACCGCGCGGCAAAGAATGCCGGCGGCCGTCCGGCTATAATCCGTCATCCCTTTCGACGCCCTCCGGCCGCCGGCCGGCGGGCGCCCTGCGCCTTTGGAGCCGCCATGTCGCAATACATCTACACCATGAACCGGGTCAGCAAGACCGTGCCGCCCAAGCGCCAGATCATCAAGGACATCTCGCTGTCGTTCTTCCCCGGCGCCAAGATCGGCCTGCTCGGCCTCAACGGCGCCGGCAAGTCCACCGTGCTGAAGATCATGGCCGGCGTGGACACCGATTTCGAAGGCGAGGCGCGCCCGCAGCCCGGCACCAAGGTCGGCTACCTGGCGCAGGAGCCGGAGCTGGACCCGAACAAGACCGTGCGCGAGTCGGTCGAGGAAGGCGTGGGCGAAGTGCTGCAGGCGCAGGCCGCGCTGGAAGCGGTGTACGCCGCCTATGCCGAGGAAGGCGCCGATTTCGACGCGCTGGCCAAGGAACAGGAGCGCCTGGAGGCGATCCTCGCCGCCGGCGATGCGCACACCCTGGAGAACCAGCTCGACGTGGCCGCCGACGCACTGCGGCTGCCGCCGTGGGACGCCAAGATCGCCAACCTGTCCGGCGGCGAGAAGCGCCGCGTGGCGCTGTGCCGGCTGCTGCTGCAGAAGCCGGACATGCTGCTGCTCGACGAACCGACCAACCACCTCGACGCCGAGTCCGTCGAATGGCTGGAGCAGTTCCTGGCGCGCTACAGCGGCACCGTGGTCGCGGTCACCCACGATCGCTACTTCCTCGACAACGCCGCCGAGTGGATCCTGGAACTGGACCGCGGCCGCGGCATTCCGTGGAAGGGCAACTACACCGAGTGGCTGATGCAGAAGGACGAGCGCCTGAAGCAGGAAGAGAACCAGGAGAAGGCGCGGCAGAAGGCGATCCAGAAGGAGCTGGAGTGGGCCCGGCAGAACGCCAAGGGCGGCCGCTCCAAGGGCAAGGCGCGTCTGGCGCGGCTGGACGAACTGCAGTCGGTCGACTACCAGAAGCGCAACGAGACCAACGAAATCTTCATCCCGCCGGGCGAGCGCCTGGGCAACTCGGTGATGGAGTTCAAGAACGTCTCCAAGAAGTTCGGCGACCGCCTGCTGATCGACAACCTGTCGATGATCATCCCGCCGGGTGCCATCGTCGGCATCATCGGCCCCAACGGTGCCGGTAAGTCGACCCTGTTCAAGATGATCACCGGGCAGGAGAAGCCGGATTCGGGCGAGATCGTGGTCGGCCCGACCGTGCAGCTGTCGTACGTGGACCAGAGCCGCGACAAGCTGGAAGGCAACCACAACGTCTTCCAGGAAATCGCCGGCGGCCTGGACATCCTCAACATCAACGGCATCGAGATCCAGTCGCGCGCCTACATCGGCCGCTTCAACTTCAAGGGCCAGGACCAGCAGAAGATGGTCGGTTCGCTGTCCGGTGGTGAGCGCGGCCGCCTGCACATGGCCAAGACCCTGCTGCAGGGCGGCAACGTGCTGCTGCTCGACGAACCGTCCAACGACCTGGACATCGAAACCCTGCGCGCGCTGGAAGACGCGCTGCTGGAATTCCCGGGCAACACCTTCGTGATCTCGCACGATCGCTGGTTCCTGGACCGTATCGCCACCCACATCCTCGCCTTCGAGGGCGACTCGCACGTGGAGTTCTTCCAGGGCAACTACCGCGAGTACGAGGAAGACAAGAAGCGCCGCCTGGGCGACGATGCCGGCCCCAAGCGCCTGCGTTTCAAGGCGCTGAAGTAAGCCGCAGCGCGTTCGTGCAGCACCCGCCACGGCCCGCCTCGCGCGGGCCGTGTGCGTTTTGCGGTTGTGTCCACGATGACGTTTGCAGGGACGCTCGTAGGAGTGGCTTCAGCCGCGACCGAGGCGCTACCGGTAACGCCCGGTCGCGGCTGAAGCCGCTCCTACGAAAAGCACGTCGGTCCTGCGCTACAGCTCGTACGACAGCACGTCCTCGAAGCCGAACTTGTCGAAGTCGCGGATGCGCGAGGGATACAGCCGGCCGATCAGGTGGTCGTGCTCGTGCTGCACCACGCGGGCGTGGAAGCCCTCGGCCTCGCGCTGCAGCGGCGTGCCGTCCGGCAGCACGCCGCGGTAACGGATGTGCCGGTAGCGCGGGATCACCGCGCGCAACCCCGGAATGGACAGGCAGCCTTCCCAGCCATCCTCCAGCGCGTCGGACAGCGGTTCGATCTCGACGTTGGCCAGGGCGGTGCGCGGCACCGGCGGCGCCTCCGGATAGCGCGCGCTGCGCTCGAAACCGAACACCATCAACTGCAGGTCCACTGCGATCTGCGGCGCGGCCAGGCCGACGCCGCGCGCGGCGTCCATGGTCTCGAACATGTCGGCCACCAGCGCATGCAGTTGCGCGCTGTCGAAGTCGGTGACCGGCGGCGCCTGGCGCAGCAGACGCGGGTCGCCCATGCGGATGATGTCGCGGATCATGTGCGGGCTCCTGGACGGGGATGCCCCCGATTATCCGCCGTGGCGGCGATGCGTGCAGCGGGGCTGCGATGTACCGTGGCCCCAGCTACGGTCTGCAGCGGTGCGATATCTGCATTCCAGCAAAGCGCCGACGCAACGTCGTAGGAGCGGCTTCAGCCGCGACAGGTTTCATGGGA includes:
- a CDS encoding helix-turn-helix transcriptional regulator, with product MQLDLAHSTSRPERVAASATPAASSGPALASERARALGAFLRARRESLDPARLALPRGGRRRTPGLRREEVALLADVGVTWYTWLEQGRPVRASARVLTAIARALQCSEVETAHVLALAGVGGTTALAAAPCERLTGTARMLLDQLGPWPAMLQTPRFDILGANPAFERLMGVTLADLPDTDRNCVYQAFTNPRWRDALLDRQDVLQHMVALLRAAMAEHLGEPEWEALLARYRAASPEFDALWRQRREVRGVENQLKRFRHPQEGELRLHQVNWWSAPRNGNRLVVYLPADDTAQAALLRLHAQAANPDG
- a CDS encoding MFS transporter yields the protein MSATAPALSRRGLGILLIGQMLPLIDFSILNVALGSIARTLHASAMQLELIVAVYGVAFAVGLAAGGRLGDNLGRRRVFGAGVLLFGLASLLCGVAGSVTALLAGRTLQGLGAALAVPQILATIHVSLHGKAHARALALYGSLGGIAFVIGQVLGGSLVSANIAGSGWRSVFLINLPFCLLALACLRAVPETRAARRMPPDLAGAGLLGLFLACLLLPLALGPALHWPPACLAVLAACLPLLAALTRVELWQERRGRTPLLPPALLRLPSVRFALLVGGVFFTCWSGFMFVLALTLQTGAGLSPLQSGNAFIVLGAAYFASALVSARVAARCGPVPTLLLGCLVQMLGLLALGWTLHAVWPHPGALNLAPATALIGAGQAWIVASFYRIGLSQVPTDHAGAGSAMLSTILQAAMGLGPAALGAIYAHARGGGSLAAMQAALHSEWLAMLLLVICALFYLRRQRRAGTSATAPSAALPPIAE
- the ettA gene encoding energy-dependent translational throttle protein EttA; translated protein: MSQYIYTMNRVSKTVPPKRQIIKDISLSFFPGAKIGLLGLNGAGKSTVLKIMAGVDTDFEGEARPQPGTKVGYLAQEPELDPNKTVRESVEEGVGEVLQAQAALEAVYAAYAEEGADFDALAKEQERLEAILAAGDAHTLENQLDVAADALRLPPWDAKIANLSGGEKRRVALCRLLLQKPDMLLLDEPTNHLDAESVEWLEQFLARYSGTVVAVTHDRYFLDNAAEWILELDRGRGIPWKGNYTEWLMQKDERLKQEENQEKARQKAIQKELEWARQNAKGGRSKGKARLARLDELQSVDYQKRNETNEIFIPPGERLGNSVMEFKNVSKKFGDRLLIDNLSMIIPPGAIVGIIGPNGAGKSTLFKMITGQEKPDSGEIVVGPTVQLSYVDQSRDKLEGNHNVFQEIAGGLDILNINGIEIQSRAYIGRFNFKGQDQQKMVGSLSGGERGRLHMAKTLLQGGNVLLLDEPSNDLDIETLRALEDALLEFPGNTFVISHDRWFLDRIATHILAFEGDSHVEFFQGNYREYEEDKKRRLGDDAGPKRLRFKALK
- a CDS encoding peptide deformylase; the encoded protein is MIRDIIRMGDPRLLRQAPPVTDFDSAQLHALVADMFETMDAARGVGLAAPQIAVDLQLMVFGFERSARYPEAPPVPRTALANVEIEPLSDALEDGWEGCLSIPGLRAVIPRYRHIRYRGVLPDGTPLQREAEGFHARVVQHEHDHLIGRLYPSRIRDFDKFGFEDVLSYEL